Proteins encoded by one window of Electrophorus electricus isolate fEleEle1 chromosome 17, fEleEle1.pri, whole genome shotgun sequence:
- the LOC118242865 gene encoding trace amine-associated receptor 6-like → MSITEYQQNMTAEYCFPDNNSSCRKEVRTGPGNIILFIFLSCIIICNVFLNLLVILSISHFKQLHTPTNLLILSLAVADLLVGLVFMPVNTMQLRDSCWYLGKMACTIVLIINYISMSASVCNMVFIAVDRYIAISDPLLYSTKVTVSKMSLCIILGWSFSLLYILIYLYFNDHLLPSQILSRCHGECILFIKSSLVTTDLVISSICPCSVILILYSIIFTLARRQAKAVRSMLNATSNRHRANVSKSSNSKAAKTLGIVVSVYLALWIPFSLCSLFTENMTSLSLVSTVLIWLISINSSVNPLIYAIFYPWFRATAKYIVTCRLFKLSPSTFH, encoded by the coding sequence ATGAGTATCACAGAGTATCAGCAAAACATGACAGCTGAGTACTGCTTTCCTGACAACAACTCATCATGCAGAAAGGAGGTCCGAACAGGCCCtggaaatataattttgtttatttttctgtcttgtatcATTATATGCAATGTATTTTTGAACTTGCTTGTGATCTTATCTATctctcacttcaagcagctccataCCCCTACCAACctactcatcctctctctggctgtggccGATCTTCTCGTGGGACTTGTTTTCATGCCTGTGAATACAATGCAACTAAGAGACAGCTGTTGGTATCTTGGTAAAATGGCATGTACAATTGTTCTCATAATCAATTATATCTCAATGTCAGCTTCTGTGTGTAATATGGTTTTCATTGCAGTTGATCGGTACATTGCAATCAGTGACCCTCTGCTATATTCCACTAAAGTCACagtttctaaaatgtctttatgcATAATTCTAGGCTGGTCTTTTAGTCTCTTGTATATCCTCATCTATTTGTACTTTAATGACCATCTCCTTCCATCTCAGATCTTGAGCAGATGCCACGgagaatgcattttatttataaaatcttCCTTAGTGACCACTGATCTTGTGATTTCATCTATATGCCCATGTTCAGTTATACTCATCTTgtattcaatcatttttactttggcaAGACGTCAAGCTAAAGCTGTGAGATCTATGTTGAATGCtacctcaaacagacacagagcaaaTGTTTCTAAGTCTTCTAattctaaagcagcaaaaacactgggcattgttgttaGTGTTTATCTTGCTCTCTGGATACCTTTTAGTCTATGTTCTTTGTTTACTGAAAACATGACATCTTTGTCACTGGTGTCAACTGTTCTTATTTGGCTTATATCTATCAATTCCTCTGTCAATCCtctaatatatgctatattttatccatggtttagagCAACAGCTAAGTACATTGTGACTTGTAGACTGTTTAAATTATCACCTTCAACATTCCATTAA